In Streptomyces sclerotialus, the DNA window GGCGGAGTACGCCGGTGAGCGCGTCCCGCAGCCGGTCGTGGTCGAGGCGGCCCTCGAGGCGTACGGCGTGCGAGCCGGTGCCCGGTGCGCCGCCCGTTCCCGGCTGTGCGGGGGCCCGGCCCGTGCCGTGTTCCCGGTGCCACAGCCGGGTCAGCAGCGCGGTGGCCGGGACCGGCCCGGCGCCGGAGCGCGGGGCCGGGCGGCCGGGCACGGGGCTGCGGGCCGCGAGGAGCAGCCGTGCGAGCTCGCGCCGGGACTCGGGCAGCGCGGCGAGTGCTCCTTCGACCCCCGCGGTGGCGCCGGGCGGCGCCGACCCGGCCGGGGTGGTCATCTCGGACCGTCCGGGGTCTGGAGGGAGCCGAGCAGGGCGGCGGCTTCCTCGTCGCTCATGTTCTCGATCTGCTCGAAGACCGCGAGCAGCCGGTCCTGTTCGCCCGCCGCCTCGGCCTTGGCCGCGCGGACCAGGTCGGCGAGGCCGGCGACGGTGGGCCGGCTGAAGAAGTCGGCGAGGGCGATGTCGATGCCGAACACGGCGCGGACCCGGGACACCACGATGGTGGCCTGGAGCGAGCTGCCGCCGAGCGCGAAGAAGTCGCCCTCGACGTCCGGGCTGGACCACTCCAGCAGCGGGGTGAGGATGTCCCGGCAGATCTGTTCCTCGATCGCGTCGCGGGGTGCGGTGCCGCCCTCGGCGGCCTGGTCGGCGGGGAGCGGCAGCGCCGCGGTGTCGACCTTGCCGTGCGGGGTGAGGGGCAGCTCGGGGAGGACCACGACGACCGGCACCATGTAGCCGGGCAGCCGGGCGGCGGCGTAGGCGCGCACGCCCTCCGCGTCGGCGACCTCGGAGGCGTAGGCCCCGACCTGCTCGACCGTCACGTAGGCGACGAGCATCCGCTCGCCGCCGGCGGCGGGCCGGTCCACGGCGACGGCCTGCTGGACGGAGGGGTGGCCGGTGAGGACGGCCTCGACCTCACCCGGTTCGATCCGGTGGCCGCGCAGTTTGAGCTGGCGGTCGGTGCGGCCGAGGAAGTCCAGGTTGCCGCCGGGCAGCCAGCGGACGAGGTCGCCGGTGCGGTACAGCCGGGCGGTCTCCGGGCCGTCCGCGAAGGGATTGTCGACGAACCGCTCGGCGGTCAGTTCGGGGCGGCCGAGGTAGCCGCGTGCCACGCCGGGTCCTGCCACGCAGAGTTCACCGGGTACGCCGGGCGGCACCGGGCGCAGCCGGGCGTCGAGCACGAACGCCTGGTGGCCCGGCATCGGGCGGCCGATCGGCGGATTGCGGTCGTAGCTGCCGGTGCAGTCCATCAGGGTGACCGCGACGGTGGCCTCGGTCGGGCCGTATCCGTTGACGAAGCGGCGCTCGCCTTGCGTCCATTCGGCGACGAGCCGGCCGGGGAACGCCTCGCCGCCGACCGACACCAGCCGCAGGTCCGGCAGCCGGGACTGGTCCAGCAGCGGCAGCAGGGCGGGCGGCAGTTCCGCGACGGTCACCGCGTCCGTGCGCATCCGGGCCTCCAGCAGGGCCGGGTCGCGGCGCTCGTCGTCGGTGGCGACGACGAGTTCACCGCCGGCCAGCAGGGTGCTGAACACCTCGAAGACGGACACGTCGAAGGTGAGCGGGGCGAACTGCAGCACCCGGTCCTGGGCGCCGATCTCGTACGCCTTGGCGATGGTGCGGGAGAAGTGGGTGACCGACCGGTGCTCGATCATCACGCCCTTGGGCGTGCCGCTGCTGCCGGAGGTGTAGAGCACGTACGCCAGGTCGCCGGGGGTCGACGACGGCGCGAGGGAGGGTACTTCGCGGACCGGTGCCGTCGAGCCCGTCTGGACCAGCTCCAGCGGTACGGGCAGCTCGGCGGCGGCGTCGACGAGGGCGTGCCGCACCTTGGCGTCGGCGAGGACGGTCCTGGTCCGCTCGGCGGGCGCCGCCGGGTCGAGCGGTACGTAGTGGGCACCGGCCTTGAGGATGCCGAGGAGTCCGGCGACGGCCGCCGGGCCGCGGCCGGCGCACACGGCCACCGGGTCGCCGTGCCGGACGCCCCGGTCGCGGAGCCGGTGGGCGATGGCCTCGGACCAGCGGTCGAGCGCGGCGTAGTCGAGGCGGGTGCTGCCGTGCCGGACGGCGACCGCGTCCGGGGAGATGGTGGCGCGCTCGCGGAACGCGCGGTCCAGGGTGGTGGTCCAGGCGGCCTCGTCGACCGGTCCGCCGCGGGAGAGTTCGCGGGCGTGCCGGGAGGCCGCCGGCTCCTCGACCAGGGTCAGCTCGCCGACCTGGACGTCCGGGTGCTGCGCGACCTGTTCCAGGATCCGCTGGAAGGCGGCGAGGAGGGCGGCGGCCGTGCCGTGCCGGTAGAGGGAGGTGTTGTACTCCAGGGACAGTTCCAGGCCGTCGTTCTCGCCGACCAGGAAGCTCATGTCGAACTTGGCGGCGCCGTCGTGCAGCTGGTCCATGGCGAACTCGACGCCGGCGGCCTCCGCGCGGTGGGTGCCCCAGCGGCCGAGCGAGGTGAACTCGATCTGGAAGAGCGGGTGCCGCAGCGGGTCGCGGACCGGGCGGACGGCCTCCACGACCTGCTCGAAGGGCAGCTCGCTGTGGGTGAAGGCGTCCATGACCGTGCCCGCGGTGCGGCTGACCAGCTCGCGGAAGGTGAGGTCGTCCGTGACCTCGGTGCGCAGCGTGATCATCTGTACGAAGCAGCCGATGACGCGTTCCAGGTCGGGGTGCGGGCGGGAGGCGCTGGCGGTGCCGACGACGACGTCCTCGGTGCGGGTCCAGTGCCGCAGGGTGGCGTTGAAGGCGGCGAGCAGGGTGGTGAAGACGGTGGTACCGCTGCTCTCGGCGACCTCGTTCAGCCGGTCCAGGAGCTCCTGGGAAAGGTTGATCTTCAGGCCGCGCCCGTCGCCGCGGGTCTCGGGGCTGCGCGGGTGGTCGGTCATGATCTCGGTGGCCTGCGCGCCGGCCAGGAGCTGCCGCCACTTGTCGGCCAGCGCCCTGCCGTGCTCCTCGTTCTCC includes these proteins:
- a CDS encoding non-ribosomal peptide synthetase — its product is MSDLAERLGRLPQGQRSRLLGRMRNQMTAGVGRRAELKRTDHGPRSRTSFQQEQMWFVDRLGAGKARNNIALAIRLSGQLDRAALHEALNAVVSGHQVLHSRLVEVDGVPWQEPVPGFVLGVLSTDLSGSDDADRELRELTETCAAAPFDLAAAPPVRAHLVRLAADRHVLLWVVHHVVWDPGSTRIFTEELTSHYAEAAAGRRPQCPELAVEYADFAAWQRAKLENEEHGRALADKWRQLLAGAQATEIMTDHPRSPETRGDGRGLKINLSQELLDRLNEVAESSGTTVFTTLLAAFNATLRHWTRTEDVVVGTASASRPHPDLERVIGCFVQMITLRTEVTDDLTFRELVSRTAGTVMDAFTHSELPFEQVVEAVRPVRDPLRHPLFQIEFTSLGRWGTHRAEAAGVEFAMDQLHDGAAKFDMSFLVGENDGLELSLEYNTSLYRHGTAAALLAAFQRILEQVAQHPDVQVGELTLVEEPAASRHARELSRGGPVDEAAWTTTLDRAFRERATISPDAVAVRHGSTRLDYAALDRWSEAIAHRLRDRGVRHGDPVAVCAGRGPAAVAGLLGILKAGAHYVPLDPAAPAERTRTVLADAKVRHALVDAAAELPVPLELVQTGSTAPVREVPSLAPSSTPGDLAYVLYTSGSSGTPKGVMIEHRSVTHFSRTIAKAYEIGAQDRVLQFAPLTFDVSVFEVFSTLLAGGELVVATDDERRDPALLEARMRTDAVTVAELPPALLPLLDQSRLPDLRLVSVGGEAFPGRLVAEWTQGERRFVNGYGPTEATVAVTLMDCTGSYDRNPPIGRPMPGHQAFVLDARLRPVPPGVPGELCVAGPGVARGYLGRPELTAERFVDNPFADGPETARLYRTGDLVRWLPGGNLDFLGRTDRQLKLRGHRIEPGEVEAVLTGHPSVQQAVAVDRPAAGGERMLVAYVTVEQVGAYASEVADAEGVRAYAAARLPGYMVPVVVVLPELPLTPHGKVDTAALPLPADQAAEGGTAPRDAIEEQICRDILTPLLEWSSPDVEGDFFALGGSSLQATIVVSRVRAVFGIDIALADFFSRPTVAGLADLVRAAKAEAAGEQDRLLAVFEQIENMSDEEAAALLGSLQTPDGPR